In Cyanobacteriota bacterium, the sequence GTGACGATCAGGGGTAAAGGCTTCAATTAAGCAGCGATCGTACTCATTATCAGCGGCTGGTGCGCTGGCATTGTAGCCTTCTAGTTCATCAAGAGCGTTAAAAATACTCTCATCTGCAAACGTTAACACATAGCCTTGAACTGACCTGTGGCCAATGGTCATAGCAGGGTACCCCATGGGTAGGGCATACAGGTTACCGTAAGCGATCGCAGGTCTAACTGCTATCACCTTATCTGCACAATAGTGGGGGTAGTAGCGTTCTCCTGGTTTGAGGGTGCCATAGACAAACACTCGAATCATGCCTGGGGAATTTGTAATCAGTAACGGGCAAGAGGTCATTCATTGGAACGCTTTACGGCTTGTCGCCGGAGCAGAGCGGTCCGGGTTTTCAGAGGATGGAGTTGTTGTGATCGAGGTGGCACCCGACTGAGATACTCCAA encodes:
- a CDS encoding gamma-glutamylcyclotransferase: MTSCPLLITNSPGMIRVFVYGTLKPGERYYPHYCADKVIAVRPAIAYGNLYALPMGYPAMTIGHRSVQGYVLTFADESIFNALDELEGYNASAPAADNEYDRCLIEAFTPDRH